Below is a window of bacterium DNA.
CTCAATGATTTTCAACAGCGCCTGCTGGACGCCCTCGCCGGAGACATCCCGGGTTATCGAGGGGTTGTCCACCTTGCGTCCGATCTTGTCTATCTCGTCTATGTAGATGATGCCGCGCTTGGCCCGTTCGATGTCGTAGTCGGCCGCCTGCAGGAGCTTCAGCACGATGTTCTCCACGTCCTCGCCCACGTAGCCCGCCTCGGTGAGGGTGGTGGCGTCGGTGAGGGCGAAGGGGACGTCGAGCACCCGGGCCAGGGTCTTCGCCAGGAGCGTCTTGCCGGTCCCGGTGGGGCCGACGAGGAGGATGTTGGACTTCTCCAGCTCCACCTCGGAGGCGTCCAGGGGCTTGCCCAAGTTGTGGGCGATGCGGCGGTAGTGGTTGTACACGGCCACGGCGAGGATTTTCTTCACCCGGTCGTGGCCGATGACGTAATCGTCCAGGCGCGCCCGAATCTCTTTCGGAGTCGGGACATCCTTCAGAGTCTGTTTCAGGTTGACGGGGGTGCGCCGGAGCGCGTCGGCCGAAATCTCGACGCACTCGTTGCAGATGTTGGCGTTGGGCCCCAGGATGAGACGGCCCACCTCGGCCTGCGACCGTCCGCAGAAGCTGCACCGGAGCTCTTTATCCGCATCCATCGGCCGGTTTCTCCCTTTGGGAGGGGAGGGATACCCAAATCCACACTATTACACGAACCCTTCCCTCACGGGAGGGTCGCCTACGGGCCCCGATGCCCTGTCAGATTTCCCGGCGCTGCAGAATCTTGTCCAGCAAGCCGTACTTGACCGCCTCTTCGGCTGGGATGAAGTTGTCCCGGTCCGAGTCGCTCATGA
It encodes the following:
- the clpX gene encoding ATP-dependent Clp protease ATP-binding subunit ClpX translates to MDADKELRCSFCGRSQAEVGRLILGPNANICNECVEISADALRRTPVNLKQTLKDVPTPKEIRARLDDYVIGHDRVKKILAVAVYNHYRRIAHNLGKPLDASEVELEKSNILLVGPTGTGKTLLAKTLARVLDVPFALTDATTLTEAGYVGEDVENIVLKLLQAADYDIERAKRGIIYIDEIDKIGRKVDNPSITRDVSGEGVQQALLKIIEGTEAAVPPQGGRKHPQQEYIHVDTTDILFICGGMFDGLDGIVGRRVGQQILGFTETPKEDRREVIRGARIEPEDLIKFGLIPELVGRLPVVARLEPLTEDQLVAILTEPRNALVRQYQKLFELDGVRLTFTPAALEEIAAEALERKVGARGLRAIIEEVMLDAFYELPAPVEEVRITPRIIRERLNPVQESLRLEGNRGKKKQSPSKPHEAA